A segment of the Halogranum gelatinilyticum genome:
GAGGTCGTGCGTGATGAACAAAAGCGAGAGGTTCAGCTCGTCCTGGAGCTCCTGCAGGAGGTTGAGAATCTGTGCCTGCACCGAGACGTCGAGCGCGCTGACCGGCTCGTCGGCGACGATGAGATCCGGCTCCAGCGTCAGCGCGCGGGCGATGCCGACGCGCTGCTGTTGGCCGCCGGAGAACTGCTTCGGATACCGCTCCAGCTGGTTCTCCTTCAGCCCGACGCGTTCGAGTAGGTCGCGCGCCAACTCGGTTCGCTCCTCGTTCGAGTCGCCGATGCCGTGGACCTCCATCGGGGCTTTGAGGATCTGTCCGACGGTCTGCCGCGGGTTGAGCGACGCGAGTGGGTCCTGAAAGACCATCTGGATGTTCCGGCGGTGCGTCCGCATCTCGCGGTCCGAGAGGTCGGTCAACTCGGTGCCGCGGTAGCGGACGCTGCCCGCGGTCGCGTCGTGGTGTTGCAAGAGCGTCCGGCCGAGCGTCGACTTGCCGCAGCCGGACTCGCCGACGACGGCGACCGTCTCGCCCTCGTGGACGGTGAGGTCGACGCCGTCGACGGCCTTTACCGACGCGTTCTCGCCGAGCAGCTTGTCCAGCATCCCGTCGGCCTGCGCGAAGTACTTCTTGACTCCGGTGGCTTCGAGGACGACCTCGTTGCTCGCGTCGTCGGTGTCGGTACCGTTTCTCGTCTGTTGGGTTCCGCTCATAGCTGCTCCTCCGGGGGACCGCGACGGAGACAGGCGGCCTCGTGGCCGTCCTCGCCGACCTCGCGGAAGTCGGGCTGAATCTCGAAACACTCGCGCTCGGCCTCGGGACACCGCGGCGCGAAGTGACACGCGTAGGGGATGTCGATGAGGTCCGGCACGTTGCCCTCGATGGGCGTCAGCTTGTCGCCCGGTGCGTCCAGCCGCGGCGTGCTCGCGATGAGCCCCTGCGTGTAGGGATGCCGCGGGTTGTCGAACAGTTCGCGGGCGTCGGCCCGCTCGACGATCTCGCCCGCGTACATGACGGCGACGCGGTCACACACCTCAGAGACGACCGCGAGGTCGTGGGTGATTAGCAGGATAGAGGTATCGAACTCGTCTTTCAGGTCGCGCAACTCGTCGAGGATCTGTGCCTGCACGGTG
Coding sequences within it:
- a CDS encoding ABC transporter ATP-binding protein is translated as MSGTQQTRNGTDTDDASNEVVLEATGVKKYFAQADGMLDKLLGENASVKAVDGVDLTVHEGETVAVVGESGCGKSTLGRTLLQHHDATAGSVRYRGTELTDLSDREMRTHRRNIQMVFQDPLASLNPRQTVGQILKAPMEVHGIGDSNEERTELARDLLERVGLKENQLERYPKQFSGGQQQRVGIARALTLEPDLIVADEPVSALDVSVQAQILNLLQELQDELNLSLLFITHDLSVVRYLADRVAVMYLGEIVETAPTDELFDNPQHPYTQSLLSAVPRIDPEARTDRILLEGSVPSPLHPPSGCRFHTRCPKVVPPSDWEGSEEAFRRVFRYRTRLAAGELDPEAARERLRAEGESTDDGHVVDHLVDGTLRGTRETLPADAVTVIEEATAAVVAGNDDRASELVEEAFPSPCAGKTPETVAVGDAHTAACHRIE